In one window of Zygosaccharomyces rouxii strain CBS732 chromosome E complete sequence DNA:
- the APS1 gene encoding Aps1p (highly similar to uniprot|P35181 Saccharomyces cerevisiae YLR170C APS1 Small subunit of the clathrin-associated adaptor complex AP-1 which is involved in protein sorting at the trans-Golgi network homolog of the sigma subunit of the mammalian clathrin AP-1 complex), whose translation MTQIKYMILASRQGKVRLVKWYTPYTPKEKTKISKELPPLILSRKPKMCNIVEYSDHKVVYRRYASLYFICGITPEADNELLTLEIIHRYVETMDTYFGNVCELDIIFNFGKAYAILDEMLMCDGAITESSKRDVLSHIHSMDTMEGSDQLERITS comes from the coding sequence ATGACCCAGATAAAGTATATGATTCTTGCCTCTAGACAAGGCAAAGTCAGACTTGTGAAATGGTATACCCCATATACTCCTAAGGAAAAGACGAAGATTAGTAaagaattaccaccattgaTTCTTTCCCGTAAACCCAAGATGTGTAACATTGTAGAGTATTCCGATCACAAGGTGGTCTATAGAAGATATGCAAGTCTTTATTTCATATGTGGGATCACACCTGAAGCAGATAACGAGTTGTTAACTCTAGAGATAATTCATCGATACGTGGAGACAATGGATACGTATTTTGGCAACGTTTGTGAGTTGGATATcatattcaattttggtAAAGCTTATGCTATTTTAGACGAAATGCTAATGTGTGATGGAGCAATTACAGAATCAAGTAAAAGAGACGTTTTATCACATATTCACTCTATGGATACTATGGAAGGTAGCgaccaattggaaagaataaCGAGTTAG
- the DPH5 gene encoding diphthine synthase (highly similar to uniprot|P32469 Saccharomyces cerevisiae YLR172C DPH5 Methyltransferase required for synthesis of diphthamide which is a modified histidine residue of translation elongation factor 2 (Eft1p or Eft2p) not essential for viability GFP-Dph5p fusion protein localizes to the cytoplasm) produces MLYLVGLGLSYKSDITLRGLEAVRKCSRVYLEHYTSILMAASQEELESFYGKPIILADRELVESGSDKILANADKEDVAFLVVGDPLGATTHTDLVLRAKRQNIAVDIVHNASIMNAVGSCGLQLYQFGQTISMVFFTDNWRPDSWYDKIMENRRIGLHTLVLLDIKVKEQSIENMARGRLIFEPPRYMSISQCCEQLLEIEEKRGTKAYTPNTPVVAVSRLGSASQQFKAGTIEELSQYDAGEPLHSLVILGRQCHELELEYLLEFADDKEKLRADVLADQEYFKPAPWVPPAEEEDSE; encoded by the coding sequence ATGCTTTATTTGGTTGGTCTAGGCTTGTCCTACAAGTCTGATATTACTCTACGTGGTTTAGAAGCAGTTAGAAAATGTTCTAGAGTGTATTTAGAGCACTATACAAGTATTCTCATGGCAGCTTCACAAGAAGAGTTAGAATCATTTTATGGAAAGCCTATTATCTTGGCTGATAGAGAATTGGTTGAAAGTGGATCTGATAAAATTTTGGCCAATGCTGACAAGGAAGATGTTGCCTTCTTAGTGGTTGGTGATCCATTAGGTGCTACTACTCATACGGATTTGGTTCTTAGAGCCAAACGTCAAAATATTGCCGTAGACATCGTTCACAATGCATCAATTATGAACGCCGTGGGCTCCTGCGGATTACAATTGTACCAATTTGGACAAACCATTTCAATGGTCTTCTTTACTGATAACTGGAGACCTGATTCTTGGTACGATAAGATCATGGAGAATAGAAGGATTGGATTACACACTTTAGTGCTTTTAGATATCAAGGTCAAAGAACAGAGTATTGAAAACATGGCTAGAGGTAGACTCATCTTTGAACCACCTAGATACATGTCAATCTCCCAATGTTGTGAACAATTGCTTGAAATCGAGGAGAAAAGAGGTACAAAGGCTTATACTCCAAATACACCTGTAGTAGCAGTTAGTAGACTAGGTTCAGCTTCTCAGCAGTTCAAAGCGGGTACTATTGAGGAATTGTCTCAATACGATGCAGGCGAACCATTGCATTCGTTGGTGATCCTAGGAAGACAGTGCCATGAACTTGAATTGGAATACTTGTTGGAATTTGCAGATGAcaaggaaaaattaagaGCTGATGTCCTGGCTGACCAAGAGTATTTCAAACCTGCACCTTGGGTGCCGCCCGCCGAAGAAGAGGACAGCGAGTAA
- the TAG1 gene encoding Tag1p (similar to gnl|GLV|KLLA0F22858g Kluyveromyces lactis KLLA0F22858g and weakly similar to YLR173W uniprot|Q06247 Saccharomyces cerevisiae YLR173W Hypothetical ORF), with the protein MVDSAGMEADIETQPLLGSSPSRQVLHRGRKSRRRYYTFGITSILVLLTLGAFVWRPILSSQVVVGNAVQVSNVEISKVHLDGWNSEGNQLQLTTNLNFWVDYEDWIAGNQSQLSPWQKGLSRFASEKLVRTACFTLNNITNYDQNGTVAYVTVKEPICIDLRQGQITPLQLTVLVEPRISNIFKVIKKLVLHQYDDLQISSKVDVTIGKRVAMLHIPLGRLKNLNIKWNQMQSYLRGASEVLNRLLSMVNDVSIQDFTMKDSESGFSFDVSADPLSIPTGFDWFGWPIDSQIPQINWQVKLPDCADECTIELPSLTCLSDAVKVEDPLKLSAFIDVKGPLPESFLTQVCWSDDENAVTPITNFLNRLLNASQMVHIEAQGYPITNSHDNDNNFLIPPETLKILLEEMSFIPLAANMTLDSRDSLRRVTIDGLRIKWTAGGHRLVVAGKMVALVGLPFYKTNGQHMAVDHIKGVIKLFHDDIQFLAVPMRVWTPSTSKILHDEKKQTVIELLLDIRDDEVQVTNSMELTRVLNEIIVRGHAEVQVSARLDLLVSTPLGELALLGLKEQGNAIVRS; encoded by the coding sequence atgGTGGACAGTGCTGGTATGGAAGCTGACATCGAAACACAACCGCTTTTAGGTTCTTCCCCTTCACGACAAGTGCTTCACAGGGGTAGAAAATCCAGAAGACGTTACTACACGTTTGGCATTACCTCCATTTTGGTCCTGCTAACTTTAGGAGCATTTGTTTGGAGACCGATACTCTCTTCACAGGTTGTAGTGGGTAATGCAGTGCAGGTCTCTAACGTTGAAATCTCTAAAGTTCACTTAGATGGATGGAATTCAGAGGGTAATCAGCTGCAGTTGACTACAAACTTGAATTTTTGGGTAGACTATGAGGATTGGATTGCTGGTAATCAATCCCAGCTGTCGCCATGGCAGAAAGGCTTGAGTCGATTCGCTAGTGAGAAATTAGTAAGGACTGCCTGCTTTACATTGAACAATATTACGAATTATGATCAAAATGGAACTGTAGCTTATGTGACAGTTAAGGAACCTATTTGTATTGATTTACGACAGGGCCAAATCACTCCACTACAATTAACGGTACTTGTGGAACCACGTATTAGTAACATATTCAAAGtgattaaaaaattggttttacACCAATACGATGATTTGCAAATTTCCTCTAAAGTGGATGTTACCATCGGTAAACGTGTTGCCATGTTGCACATACCTTTGGGTAGacttaaaaatttgaatatcaAATGGAATCAGATGCAATCTTATCTTCGCGGTGCAAGTGAGGTTTTAAACAGGCTACTGAGTATGGTGAATGATGTTAGCATCCAAGACTTCACCATGAAAGATTCCGAAAGTGGATTTAGTTTTGATGTAAGTGCTGATCCACTTAGCATTCCTACGGGTTTTGATTGGTTTGGATGGCCAATAGATTCTCAAATTCCACAAATTAATTGGCAGGTAAAATTACCTGACTGTGCCGACGAATGTACCATTGAACTACCATCACTTACATGTTTGAGTGATGCTGTCAAAGTAGAGGATCCATTAAAATTATCTGCCTTTATTGATGTAAAGGGACCGCTACCAGAGAGTTTTCTCACACAAGTTTGCTGGTCAGACGATGAGAATGCTGTGACTCccattaccaattttttaaacAGGTTACTAAACGCATCGCAGATGGTTCACATAGAGGCCCAGGGTTATCCAATAACCAATTCTcatgataatgataacaattttttaatacCTCCTGAAACTCTCAAGATCCTGTTGGAAGAAATGTCATTTATCCCTCTGGCAGCTAATATGACGCTAGATTCGAGAGATTCTTTGCGAAGGGTCACTATTGATGGTCTAAGAATCAAATGGACCGCTGGCGGTCATCGCTTGGTAGTAGCGGGCAAAATGGTGGCCTTGGTTGGGTTACCTTTTTATAAGACTAACGGCCAACATATGGCCGTAGATCACATAAAAGGTGTTATAAAGCTGTTCCACGATGACATACAGTTCCTTGCCGTGCCGATGAGAGTTTGGACACCATCGACTTCGAAAATTCTACACGATGAGAAGAAACAGACGGTAATTGAACTTCTATTAGATATTCGTGACGATGAAGTACAAGTGACAAACAGCATGGAGCTTACGAGGGTCCTCAACGAAATCATTGTTAGAGGACACGCTGAAGTTCAAGTATCTGCAAGACTCGACCTCCTAGTCAGTACGCCTTTAGGGGAACTAGCTCTTTTAGGTCTAAAAGAGCAGGGAAATGCGATCGTAAGGTCTTAA
- a CDS encoding uncharacterized protein (conserved hypothetical protein) — MFVDYSGLQRFSSINRCFAHRFIQLLEYEDLDTLEERLKFLKSLEKDEVCIQRLEITDFADHSDVMDYLFKLSLSVKQMQEVSEVIRRCPTTYSVEIFNANEISVDIGDVVAWAGMFLRNTYDSIRKALYDDIKQIIVDLKPELNNSSFQDWHLLQRYLFYGWCEEVPKFMEPRTNIIIIPMNFPEIFVNNVNKNGFMSATSDITFYTFEVENGDYNSLANFNIDSLVRRPIKDKISTIWKDGDEKDYIGTVWEPTKENNIHSNNISENATTQPNFLTLFHECDSGLEPNTIVDGADNSFYMVQHDKERRHHRKYERDSSSPASDGGSAESESNSHSDKDGSLYDIFSPLSSNELPTALTPPNNASDSSPVQGKNYNYMANLEREEKSKDYALLPPPPSFLPCYSDFENSSLYNQKQGFRYKLRQLFSSSSSSLHSRSKRQSSGDKSLTGFDTIGSWADFQSSNWDDLSTKKFFRYKMRKWKKNYQYYKEVAKQCIEDFHDNTSYN, encoded by the coding sequence ATGTTTGTTGATTACTCTGGTCTTCAGCGCTTTAGTTCGATAAACAGATGCTTTGCCCATCGATTCATTCAACTTTTAGAATATGAAGACCTGGATACCTTAGAAGAAAGATTAAAGTTTTTGAAGAGCCTTGAAAAGGATGAAGTTTGTATTCAAAGACTGGAAATTACAGATTTTGCTGACCATTCAGATGTCATGGAttatcttttcaaattatcacTTTCTGTCAAACAGATGCAAGAAGTCTCTGAAGTAATTCGTAGATGTCCCACTACGTATTCAGTAGAAATCTTCAATGCTAATGAAATTAGCGTAGATATTGGAGATGTGGTAGCTTGGGCTGGAATGTTTTTAAGAAATACTTATGATAGTATTCGCAAAGCATTATATGATGATATTAAACAGATTATTGTTGATTTGAAACCTGAATTGAATAATTCGTCATTCCAAGACTGGcatcttttacaaagatATTTGTTTTATGGATGGTGTGAAGAGGTACCTAAATTTATGGAACCAAGGACTAATATAATCATTATTCCAATGAACTTTCCCGAGATATTTGTGAATAATGTGaataaaaatggattcatGAGTGCAACTTCGGATATAACGTTTTATACTTTCgaagtggaaaatggtGATTACAATTCGTTggccaatttcaacatAGATTCCCTTGTGCGTAGACCCATCAAAGACAAGATCTCTACAATCTGGAAAGATGGTGACGAAAAGGATTACATTGGTACAGTTTGGGAACCTACCAAGGAAAATAATATTCACAGTAATAATATATCTGAAAATGCAACAACTCAACCTAATTTTCTAACTTTATTTCATGAGTGCGATAGTGGATTAGAGCCAAATACTATTGTAGACGGAGCAGATAATTCTTTCTATATGGTTCAGCATGATAAGGAACGTCGTCACCATCGTAAATATGAACGAGATAGCTCTAGTCCTGCAAGCGATGGCGGTTCGGCCGAATCGGAGTCTAATTCACATTCTGATAAAGATGGCAGCCTTTATGACATATTTTCACCATTAAGTTCAAACGAGTTGCCAACTGCTTTAACACCACCAAACAATGCTTCTGATTCTTCCCCAGTGCAAGGTAAAAATTATAATTATATGGCAAATTTAGAGCGGGAAGAAAAGTCTAAGGATTATGCGCTCTTGCCGCCACCACCATCTTTTTTACCCTGTTACagtgattttgaaaattcatctctatACAATCAGAAACAAGGTTTCAGGTACAAATTAAGACAActcttttcatcatcgtcgtcgTCTTTGCATTCTAGATCAAAACGTCAATCGAGTGGTGATAAATCTTTAACTGGATTTGATACCATTGGATCTTGGGCAGATTTCCAATCCTCCAATTGGGATGATTTGTCTAccaaaaaattctttagaTATAAGATGAGGAAatggaagaagaattaccaATATTATAAAGAAGTGGCGAAACAATGCATAGAGGACTTTCATGACAATACGAGTTATAACTAA
- the CQD2 gene encoding Cqd2p (similar to uniprot|Q06567 Saccharomyces cerevisiae YLR253W Hypothetical ORF) produces the protein MMLFKRALKPLPLRRFATNSVQGKPVSKANKFKLTKTRITLGTVLLCGTVYYNTSDTGHELLRHVFLTSKRIGIVTVATARCFYNYKKVLRGVYDSEEERNEALSKCHKKCALVTLNALQINGGVFIKLGQHIGAMTYLLPAEWTETMVPLQDQCPESTMEEIKELFHQDLKTSIDEKFVEFDPKPIGVASLAQVHIARLRENGQKVAVKCQHPSLKEFVPVDVMMTQTVFNLMDIVFPEYPLTWLGDELQSSIFVELDFTKEARNSIDTQTYFSQYRKETALRIPDVVSAKKRILIMEYVAGHRLDDLKYLDDNHISRAEVSACLSHIFNNMIFTPNVGLHCDPHGGNLAIRALPSRSYLSANPHNFEIILFDHGLYRFPTTETRRYYAKFWLALLDHDQEKVKMYAKRFANITDEQFPLFAAAITGRSIEAALNYDISKPRSNQEIKEMASGMVKGTLFSDLMNILSRIPRIVLLILKTNDLTRNLDECLQNPLGPERSFLIMTQYCARTVYNEACEAINNQYKRWSLCWMWQELKAWLEYESRKNQLLLYDIALWWKHKLI, from the coding sequence ATGATGCTTTTCAAAAGAGCCCTTAAGCCTCTTCCTTTGCGTCGATTCGCAACTAATAGCGTGCAAGGGAAACCGGTATCAAAAGCCAACAAATTTAAACTGACAAAGACCAGAATCACCCTAGGAACCGTTTTATTATGTGGGACTGTTTACTACAATACTAGTGATACAGGACATGAATTGTTGAGACACGTCTTTTTAACTTCGAAAAGAATAGGTATAGTGACTGTAGCTACAGCTCGTTGTTTCTACAACTACAAAAAGGTTTTGAGAGGGGTTTAcgattctgaagaagagagaaaTGAAGCATTGTCAAAATGTCACAAGAAGTGTGCGCTAGTGACTTTGAATGCTTTACAGATAAACGGTGGTGTTTTCATCAAACTCGGTCAACACATTGGTGCGATGACGTATTTATTGCCTGCAGAATGGACAGAGACTATGGTACCGTTACAAGACCAATGTCCGGAATCTACCATGGAGGAAATTAAGGAATTGTTCcatcaagatttgaagacaAGCatcgatgaaaaatttgttgaatttgaCCCCAAGCCTATTGGTGTTGCATCTTTAGCTCAAGTGCATATTGCCAGATTGAGAGAGAATGGTCAAAAAGTAGCCGTCAAATGTCAACATCcctctttgaaagaatttgTGCCGGTAGATGTGATGATGACTCAGACTGTGTTCAATTTAATGGATATAGTCTTCCCAGAATATCCGCTCACTTGGCTTGGTGATGAGTTGCAATCATCAATCTTTGTTGAGCTGGATTTTACCAAGGAAGCTAGAAACTCAATCGACACCCAGACTTACTTTTCTCAGTATAGAAAGGAGACCGCTTTAAGGATCCCAGATGTTGTTAGCGCTAAGAAGAGAATCTTAATCATGGAATATGTTGCTGGTCACAGATTGGACGatttaaaatatttggatgACAACCATATTTCCAGAGCTGAAGTGTCTGCATGCCTTTCTcatattttcaacaatatGATTTTTACACCAAATGTTGGTTTACACTGTGATCCTCATGGCGGTAATTTGGCTATAAGAGCATTGCCTAGCCGTAGCTATTTATCGGCCAATCCTCACAACTTTGAAATCATTTTATTTGACCATGGACTTTACAGATTCCCTACGACGGAAACCAGAAGATACTACGCTAAGTTTTGGTTGGCGTTATTGGACCACGACCAGGAGAAAGTTAAGATGTACGCCAAAAGATTTGCTAATATTACAGACGAGCAATTCCCACTGTTCGCCGCTGCTATTACCGGTCGCAGCATAGAGGCCGCTCTCAATTACGATATCAGTAAACCAAGAAGTAATCAAGAGATTAAAGAAATGGCATCGGGAATGGTGAAAGGTACACTTTTTTCAGATCTAATGAACATATTGTCAAGAATTCCCCGTATAGTCTTACTAATTTTGAAGACGAATGATTTGACTagaaatttggatgaatGTTTACAAAACCCATTAGGCCCCGAAAGAAGTTTTCTAATTATGACGCAGTACTGTGCTCGTACCGTTTACAACGAAGCTTGTGAAGCCATCAATAACCAATACAAGCGCTGGTCCTTATGTTGGATGTGGCAAGAATTAAAAGCTTGGCTTGAGTATGAAAGCCGTAAGAATCAATTGCTGTTGTATGATATCGCCCTGTGGTGGAAGCATAAACTCATTTAA
- the NDL1 gene encoding Ndl1p (similar to uniprot|Q06568 Saccharomyces cerevisiae YLR254C NDL1 homolog of nuclear distribution factor NudE NUDEL), translating into MDLSTALNVISTLESQLKELETMSKDYESEMEQVIDKLRRDYVEKCDQWESQRTHVTELEIRVDELESENAFLSNKINFLEEENDRHLERNVLLEHELYDAKERLENVDHIDRKKKLKRDSESLQVSTSGSSLLVMPRSHSTSNSNAKLNTSQVISTTSQRAKP; encoded by the coding sequence ATGGATCTATCTACTGCATTAAATGTGATTTCGACTTTAGAGTCACAActaaaggaattggaaactatGAGCAAGGATTACGAGTCTGAAATGGAGCAAGTCATCGATAAACTGCGAAGAGATTACGTCGAAAAATGTGATCAATGGGAATCACAAAGGACCCATGTAACAGAACTGGAGATTCgtgttgatgaattggaaagtgaGAATGCATTTCTATCCAATAAAataaatttcttggaagaGGAGAACGACAGACATTTAGAACGTAACGTACTGTTAGAACATGAACTTTATGATGCAAAGGAAAGATTAGAAAATGTTGATCACATTgatagaaagaaaaaattaaaacgAGATAGTGAATCTCTACAAGTTTCCACATCCGGATCTTCACTCCTTGTCATGCCCCGATCTCATTCAACGTCTAATTCAAATGCAAAGTTAAATACATCTCAAGTAATATCGACTACTTCACAGAGGGCGAAACCTTGA